In a genomic window of Akkermansia massiliensis:
- the hisA gene encoding phosphoribosylformimino-5-aminoimidazole carboxamide ribotide isomerase has translation MTRFRPCIDLHDGRVKQIVGGSLTQDGASLRTNFVSDRGAAWYADLYRRDGLHGGHVIKLGPGNDLAAREALAAWPGGLQVGGGITPGNAKEWISAGASHVIVTSCLFDAEGKFLEGKLKDLVSAVGAERLVLDLSCRRVPGGWAVAMNRWQTLTELRVTAETLDMLAEHCAEFLIHAADVEGLCTGIDRELVEMLGSWRRLPMTYAGGISRIQDFDEIDALSGGAMDATAGSALDLFGGGLIRYADLVARQSGKSGTERRKA, from the coding sequence GTGACGAGATTCAGACCATGCATTGATTTACATGACGGGCGCGTGAAGCAGATCGTGGGCGGTTCCCTGACGCAGGACGGCGCTTCCCTGCGCACCAATTTCGTCTCCGACCGCGGCGCGGCATGGTATGCGGATTTGTACCGCAGGGACGGCCTGCACGGCGGCCACGTGATCAAGCTGGGACCCGGCAACGACCTTGCGGCGCGGGAAGCCCTGGCGGCGTGGCCGGGCGGCCTCCAGGTAGGCGGCGGCATAACGCCGGGGAACGCGAAGGAATGGATTTCAGCCGGAGCCAGCCATGTGATCGTCACCTCCTGCCTGTTTGATGCGGAGGGGAAATTTCTGGAGGGGAAGCTTAAGGACCTTGTTTCCGCCGTGGGCGCGGAACGCCTGGTGCTGGATTTGAGCTGCCGCAGGGTTCCGGGCGGCTGGGCCGTGGCCATGAACCGGTGGCAGACCTTGACGGAGCTCCGGGTGACGGCGGAGACGCTGGACATGCTGGCGGAGCACTGCGCGGAGTTTCTTATCCATGCGGCGGACGTGGAAGGCCTCTGCACGGGCATTGACCGGGAACTGGTGGAGATGCTGGGAAGCTGGCGCCGCCTGCCCATGACCTATGCCGGCGGAATCAGCCGTATTCAGGATTTTGACGAGATAGACGCCCTGAGCGGCGGCGCGATGGACGCCACGGCGGGGAGCGCCCTGGACCTGTTCGGGGGCGGCCTTATCAGGTACGCGGACCTGGTGGCGAGGCAAAGCGGGAAATCCGGGACGGAAAGGCGCAAGGCATGA
- a CDS encoding DUF167 domain-containing protein, which produces MKLALKVIPNAKKSEAAGWEDDPRAGRVLKLRIAAPPVEGKANRAVILFLSAWLDVPRSAVSLLRGESARLKVVELPDGCAEKLARLLPEAGVPEA; this is translated from the coding sequence ATGAAGCTGGCCCTGAAAGTCATTCCCAACGCGAAGAAGAGCGAAGCCGCGGGCTGGGAGGACGATCCCCGTGCCGGACGCGTGCTGAAGCTGCGCATTGCCGCGCCTCCCGTGGAGGGGAAGGCGAACAGGGCCGTCATCCTGTTCCTGTCCGCCTGGCTGGACGTTCCCCGGTCCGCCGTCAGCCTGCTGCGCGGAGAGTCAGCCCGGCTGAAAGTGGTGGAGCTGCCGGACGGCTGCGCGGAAAAGCTTGCCCGGCTGCTGCCTGAGGCAGGCGTTCCGGAAGCTTAG
- a CDS encoding nucleotide exchange factor GrpE, protein MSNEEKEKNAEAEEQEVLEQAQDAPAEEKGAEASLEEELLKWRDTAMRTAAEYDNYRKRMVKEKEECAKFANQRLLEELLPVIDNFEMGMAAASADTASMIYIGMSMVKKQLDEFLSSNGVSAIEPVVGSMFDHATEEALQREPSDQPEGTVLRVIRKGYKLKDRLLRPANVVVAETPEPEPQV, encoded by the coding sequence ATGAGCAACGAAGAGAAAGAGAAGAACGCGGAAGCGGAAGAGCAGGAAGTTCTGGAACAGGCCCAGGACGCCCCCGCAGAGGAAAAAGGAGCGGAAGCTTCCCTGGAAGAGGAATTGCTTAAATGGAGGGATACCGCCATGCGCACTGCCGCGGAATATGACAATTACCGCAAGCGCATGGTGAAGGAAAAGGAAGAATGCGCCAAGTTTGCCAACCAGCGCCTGCTGGAAGAATTGCTGCCGGTGATTGACAATTTTGAAATGGGCATGGCGGCGGCCAGCGCGGACACCGCCTCCATGATTTACATCGGCATGAGCATGGTGAAGAAGCAGTTGGACGAATTTCTTTCCAGCAATGGCGTGAGCGCCATTGAACCGGTAGTGGGCAGCATGTTTGACCACGCCACGGAGGAAGCCCTCCAGCGCGAACCCTCCGACCAGCCTGAAGGCACCGTGCTCCGCGTCATCCGCAAGGGATACAAGCTGAAGGACAGGCTTCTGCGCCCGGCAAACGTCGTGGTGGCCGAGACTCCGGAACCCGAACCGCAAGTTTGA
- the dnaJ gene encoding molecular chaperone DnaJ, giving the protein MAKKDYYEILGVSKDATDDEIKKAYRKLALKYHPDRNPDDPSAEEKFKELGEAYEVLSDADKKAAYDRFGHAAFEQGGPAAGGGYGGGGFQDPMDIFAQMFSGMGGFADMFGGGGHGGQKRSSKRPGSDLRYDLDITLEEAAKGCTKKLEIERLVTCKACHGTGARDGKEAFKTCPSCQGRGIITQQSGFFVQQSTCPTCHGTGEIISDPCPACRGEGRVREDSHITIRIPAGVATGSQLRIAGEGDAGVHGGPTGDLHVFIDVKPHDIFQREGNDLSCTVPVPLSLAVSGGRLKVPTLEGAATIKLPEGTQNGMIFRLRGKGMKALRSSDVGDMLVEVEVEIPTQLTKDQMDKLNAFASTVDEKRNQPACVAFADKAARYLKNK; this is encoded by the coding sequence ATGGCTAAGAAAGATTATTACGAGATCCTGGGCGTTTCCAAGGACGCCACTGATGATGAGATCAAGAAGGCCTACCGCAAGCTGGCCTTGAAGTACCACCCGGACCGCAATCCGGACGATCCTTCCGCGGAAGAGAAGTTCAAGGAGCTGGGAGAGGCCTACGAGGTGCTTTCCGATGCGGACAAAAAGGCCGCTTACGACCGCTTCGGCCATGCCGCCTTTGAACAGGGCGGTCCCGCCGCGGGCGGCGGCTATGGCGGAGGCGGGTTCCAGGACCCGATGGATATTTTTGCCCAGATGTTTTCCGGAATGGGCGGTTTTGCGGACATGTTCGGCGGCGGTGGCCACGGCGGCCAGAAGAGATCCTCCAAGAGGCCCGGTTCCGATCTGCGCTATGACCTGGACATTACGCTGGAAGAAGCCGCGAAGGGCTGCACCAAGAAGCTGGAGATTGAGCGCCTGGTGACCTGCAAGGCCTGCCACGGCACCGGAGCCCGGGATGGAAAGGAAGCGTTCAAGACGTGTCCCTCCTGCCAGGGGCGCGGCATCATCACCCAGCAGAGCGGCTTTTTCGTCCAGCAGTCCACCTGCCCCACCTGCCACGGCACCGGGGAAATCATCTCGGACCCGTGCCCCGCCTGCCGCGGGGAAGGGCGCGTGAGGGAGGATTCCCACATCACCATCCGCATTCCCGCAGGCGTGGCCACGGGCAGCCAGCTCCGCATCGCCGGGGAAGGGGATGCCGGGGTGCACGGCGGCCCCACCGGGGACCTGCACGTGTTTATTGACGTAAAACCTCACGATATTTTCCAGAGGGAAGGCAACGACCTGAGCTGCACGGTTCCGGTTCCGCTTTCCCTGGCCGTCTCCGGCGGCAGGTTGAAGGTTCCCACGCTGGAAGGCGCGGCCACCATCAAGCTGCCGGAAGGCACGCAGAACGGCATGATCTTCCGCCTGCGCGGCAAGGGCATGAAAGCCCTCCGCAGTTCGGACGTAGGGGACATGCTGGTGGAAGTGGAGGTGGAAATCCCCACCCAGCTCACCAAGGACCAGATGGACAAGCTGAACGCCTTTGCCTCCACGGTGGATGAGAAGCGCAACCAGCCGGCCTGCGTGGCGTTTGCCGACAAGGCGGCGCGCTACCTGAAGAACAAGTAA
- a CDS encoding 16S rRNA (uracil(1498)-N(3))-methyltransferase, with amino-acid sequence MARFYLPASEWAAPSWELRGDEAHHAAKVLRLKQGDSCVVFDGRGRAAHAVVAEPPRSSGVLLAPGEECPPAPELAHLTLCQAVPKGANMDLIIQKSVELGVSAIVPLLTDRTIVRLNAREAEAKRQKWQRIALEACKQCGQNTLPEVASPVPFAEWLRRGAPEGLNVIASLVPGVRPVRDVLEEARSRSVRSAALLVGPEGDFTDQETAMALEAGFSPVTLGPIVLRVETAAFFGLAAMRYALD; translated from the coding sequence ATGGCTCGCTTTTACCTCCCGGCTTCGGAATGGGCCGCTCCCTCCTGGGAGCTGCGCGGGGATGAGGCGCACCATGCCGCCAAGGTTCTGCGCCTGAAACAGGGTGATTCCTGCGTCGTCTTTGACGGCCGCGGCCGCGCCGCCCATGCCGTGGTGGCGGAACCTCCGCGCAGCTCCGGGGTGCTGCTGGCTCCGGGGGAGGAATGTCCTCCCGCTCCGGAATTGGCCCATCTGACGCTGTGCCAGGCGGTCCCCAAAGGAGCCAACATGGACCTCATCATTCAGAAATCCGTGGAACTGGGCGTTTCCGCCATCGTTCCGCTCCTGACGGACCGCACGATCGTGCGCCTGAACGCGCGGGAGGCGGAGGCCAAGAGGCAGAAGTGGCAGCGCATCGCCCTGGAGGCCTGCAAGCAGTGCGGCCAGAACACGCTTCCCGAGGTTGCGTCTCCCGTTCCCTTTGCGGAATGGCTGCGCCGCGGAGCGCCGGAAGGGCTGAACGTGATCGCCTCCCTGGTGCCCGGCGTGCGCCCGGTCAGGGACGTGCTGGAAGAAGCCCGCTCCCGCTCCGTGCGGAGTGCTGCCCTGCTGGTGGGGCCGGAGGGCGACTTTACGGACCAGGAGACGGCCATGGCGCTGGAGGCCGGATTCTCTCCCGTTACGCTTGGCCCCATCGTCCTCCGGGTGGAGACGGCCGCCTTCTTCGGGCTGGCCGCCATGCGGTACGCCCTGGACTGA
- a CDS encoding HAD hydrolase-like protein, which produces MFKNLIFDWSGTLVDDLALTLDASNYVFSQYGKPCMDRDEFRAEFQLPYPDYYARVLPQADLNELEDHFRYAFRVSNAPVEVLPNAREFLEFCRARGVRCFILTSVDAKEFDIQCQELGMMEYFEAIHAGIRHKDAHIHTLLAQHGLHAHETAFIGDMQHDIETAHHAGITSIAVLTGYNDAAQLSKARPDIIVPDLLVLRTLMRRYALPSDTQDSININGLELDTFIGVPEEERASMQTLKADITFYPDEALSGLNDDFSRTVCYDSIARALRAEAMARPRKLVETLAEDMGKVCLKEFGARHVIVTLRKFILPRTDSVSVTVHVSRHR; this is translated from the coding sequence ATGTTCAAGAATCTCATTTTCGACTGGTCCGGCACCCTGGTGGATGACCTGGCCCTGACGCTGGACGCGTCCAATTACGTTTTTTCCCAGTACGGAAAACCCTGCATGGACAGGGATGAATTCCGCGCGGAATTCCAGCTTCCCTATCCGGACTATTATGCCCGCGTGCTGCCCCAGGCGGATTTGAATGAACTGGAAGACCATTTCCGGTACGCCTTCCGCGTTTCCAACGCGCCGGTGGAGGTGCTGCCGAACGCGCGGGAATTCCTGGAGTTCTGCCGCGCGCGCGGCGTGCGCTGCTTTATCCTCACCAGCGTGGACGCCAAGGAGTTCGACATCCAGTGCCAGGAGCTGGGCATGATGGAATATTTTGAAGCCATTCACGCGGGCATCCGCCATAAGGACGCCCATATCCACACCCTGCTGGCCCAGCACGGGCTGCATGCCCATGAAACCGCGTTCATCGGGGACATGCAGCATGACATAGAGACGGCCCACCATGCGGGCATCACGTCCATCGCCGTGCTGACCGGCTATAATGACGCTGCCCAGCTTTCCAAGGCCAGGCCGGACATCATCGTTCCGGACCTGCTTGTCCTGCGCACGCTGATGCGCCGCTATGCCCTGCCTTCAGATACGCAGGATTCCATCAACATCAACGGCCTGGAGCTGGATACCTTCATCGGCGTGCCGGAGGAGGAACGCGCCTCTATGCAGACCCTGAAGGCGGATATCACTTTTTATCCGGATGAAGCCCTCTCTGGCCTGAACGACGATTTTTCCAGGACCGTCTGTTATGATTCCATCGCCCGCGCCCTGAGGGCGGAAGCCATGGCGCGACCCCGCAAGCTGGTGGAAACGCTGGCGGAGGACATGGGAAAGGTTTGCCTGAAGGAGTTCGGCGCGCGTCACGTGATCGTCACCCTGCGCAAGTTCATCCTGCCGCGGACGGACAGCGTCTCCGTGACGGTGCATGTTTCACGGCACCGGTAA
- a CDS encoding phytoene/squalene synthase family protein, with the protein MTQAQTITSKAKSNLAFALIDLPEEERRHMAEFYAFCRTVDDIVDEPGMTPRERHDALNRWIEVINGGDVLELTELEEDIIALIQDLELDTTPMLHLIEGCRSDICQQQPLNRDELLDYTYCVACCVGLTSARIMGAGEAAYPYAIALGHALQMVNIIRDVAEDCGKSNRIYLPREDMDSFGYTLEDLRGRVYSPQLQELLQYEADLAEKFFAEAEEEYNRLSPEDRAALVPAQAMALIYHTILDKMKAGGFRIFDIRYRVNTFHKLWLLFRTKLDIDPQSYYDKSKAYYDKLVGFLSRPGRKDEK; encoded by the coding sequence ATGACTCAAGCTCAGACTATTACAAGCAAGGCCAAGTCCAACCTGGCCTTCGCCCTCATTGACCTTCCTGAAGAAGAACGCCGCCACATGGCGGAATTTTACGCCTTCTGCCGTACGGTGGACGACATCGTGGACGAACCGGGAATGACGCCCCGAGAACGCCACGACGCCCTGAACCGCTGGATAGAAGTCATCAACGGCGGAGACGTTCTGGAGCTGACGGAGCTGGAAGAAGACATCATCGCCCTCATCCAGGACCTGGAGCTGGACACCACCCCCATGCTGCACCTGATTGAAGGCTGCCGTTCGGACATCTGCCAGCAACAGCCCCTGAACCGTGACGAACTGCTGGATTACACTTACTGCGTGGCCTGCTGCGTGGGCCTCACCTCCGCCCGCATCATGGGCGCCGGGGAAGCCGCCTACCCGTACGCCATCGCCCTGGGGCACGCGCTGCAAATGGTGAACATCATCCGTGACGTGGCGGAAGACTGCGGCAAATCCAACCGCATCTACCTGCCCAGAGAGGACATGGACAGCTTCGGCTACACCCTGGAAGACCTGCGCGGCAGAGTCTATTCCCCCCAGCTTCAGGAACTGCTGCAATATGAAGCGGACCTGGCGGAAAAGTTCTTCGCGGAGGCGGAGGAGGAATACAACCGCCTCAGCCCGGAGGATAGGGCGGCGCTCGTTCCCGCCCAGGCCATGGCGCTCATCTACCACACCATTCTGGACAAAATGAAGGCGGGCGGCTTCCGCATCTTCGACATCCGCTACCGCGTCAACACCTTCCACAAGCTCTGGCTTCTGTTCCGCACCAAGCTGGACATCGACCCCCAGTCCTACTACGACAAGTCCAAGGCGTACTATGACAAGCTGGTCGGCTTCCTTTCCCGCCCCGGCAGGAAGGATGAAAAGTAA
- the lepB gene encoding signal peptidase I, whose protein sequence is MNSPHKSILAALYDHFPVADAILVFILDHPLAWFTPKWRRKGRMALKAVRRYVNYNRDLLPPERLAEFEENRNLLKTALRRGDRQQVETITAKLESTLESIPGALPSGLAENVEVLFVILAIFLGLRCYVVQPFRIPTGSMQPSLNGIRAVPQEGDPTLMKKIGDMILYGGSYVHETASKEKKIVRFEPATKYLLLTVTNVIFDDGSKLEIPAAEAETRRYFLNQEPRFESERHTPFRSYLPGDTIVNARFDAGDLIVVNKMAYHFRKPERGEVFVFDTRGIEGIANKGSSTGQEGGTHYVKRLSGVPGDSLSIRDSQLIVNGKPATEWTIQRVASGKPPYQPCGYVALPAPLSLLDGRAYITEGGTVHLSNDKKRPYLREYVALGDNSTRENSFDSRYWGPVHQYNIVGPASFCLWPFTSHWGLIP, encoded by the coding sequence ATGAACAGCCCGCACAAGTCCATCCTAGCTGCCCTTTACGACCATTTCCCGGTCGCAGATGCCATCCTGGTGTTTATTCTGGACCATCCCCTGGCCTGGTTTACGCCCAAATGGCGCAGGAAAGGCCGCATGGCCCTGAAGGCGGTGCGCCGCTACGTCAATTACAACCGCGACCTTTTGCCGCCCGAGCGCCTGGCGGAGTTTGAAGAAAACCGCAACCTGCTGAAAACGGCCCTCCGCCGGGGTGACAGGCAGCAGGTGGAAACCATCACTGCCAAACTGGAATCCACGCTGGAATCCATTCCCGGCGCGCTGCCCTCCGGACTGGCGGAAAACGTGGAGGTGCTGTTCGTGATTCTGGCCATTTTCCTGGGCCTGCGCTGTTATGTAGTCCAGCCCTTCCGCATCCCGACCGGCTCCATGCAGCCCTCCCTGAACGGCATCCGCGCCGTCCCCCAGGAGGGAGACCCCACCCTGATGAAGAAAATCGGGGACATGATCCTGTACGGCGGCTCCTATGTGCATGAAACGGCCTCCAAGGAAAAGAAAATCGTCCGCTTCGAGCCCGCTACCAAATACCTCCTGCTCACGGTAACCAACGTGATTTTCGACGACGGCTCCAAGCTGGAAATTCCGGCGGCGGAGGCGGAGACGCGCCGCTACTTCCTCAACCAGGAACCGCGCTTCGAGTCCGAACGGCACACGCCGTTCAGAAGCTACCTGCCGGGGGATACGATCGTGAACGCCCGCTTTGACGCCGGTGACCTGATCGTGGTGAACAAGATGGCCTACCACTTCCGCAAGCCGGAGCGCGGGGAAGTCTTCGTCTTTGACACGCGCGGCATTGAAGGCATCGCCAACAAGGGAAGCAGCACTGGGCAGGAAGGCGGAACGCACTACGTCAAACGCCTCTCCGGCGTACCGGGAGATTCCCTGTCCATCCGGGATTCCCAATTGATCGTCAACGGAAAACCGGCCACGGAATGGACCATCCAGAGGGTAGCTTCCGGCAAGCCCCCCTACCAGCCCTGCGGCTATGTGGCCCTTCCCGCCCCCCTCAGCCTGCTGGACGGCAGGGCCTACATCACGGAAGGGGGAACCGTGCACCTCTCCAATGATAAAAAACGCCCCTACCTGCGTGAGTACGTGGCCCTGGGCGACAATTCCACCCGTGAAAATTCCTTTGACTCCCGGTACTGGGGGCCCGTTCACCAATACAACATCGTAGGCCCCGCCAGCTTCTGCCTGTGGCCCTTCACTTCCCACTGGGGGCTTATCCCCTGA
- a CDS encoding FAD-binding oxidoreductase, translating to MSLEEDISRILGPEKVSGAPDVLAAHAGDKWYASVLPEAVVFPESTEDVSLLLRYASSMNIPVTARGGGVGYVGGCVPVRGGISLSLERMNRILEISPEDGVAVVEPGVITADLQREVRALGWFYPPDPASRKECSIGGNIATNAGGPRCLKYGVTKAYVLGLTVVLASGEVVECGGRTHKNKTGFDLGDLFIGSEGMLGIVTRAILRIIPHPEAFGALSASFPQFPLAAAAVQRILNSGHLPSALEITDSFTLRAARAYLGDSALPSGSRGHLIVEVDGRQAAVREELDSLCALLEECGATDILRADTEEKAEAIWQLRREFSYSLKATGMTKLNEDIVIPRSRLVDLVEFCEAMNRETGLDIACFGHSGDGNIHTNIMVDDYADPEKKALADACVDRLFRWVLEHGGTITGEHGIGLAKAKWFREAVGEGAFHLHELVKSALDPRNLLNPGKMGLP from the coding sequence ATGTCTTTGGAAGAAGACATTTCCCGCATCCTGGGGCCTGAAAAGGTCTCCGGGGCTCCGGATGTGCTGGCCGCGCACGCCGGGGACAAATGGTACGCGTCCGTGCTCCCGGAGGCGGTCGTTTTCCCGGAGAGCACGGAGGACGTCTCCCTGCTCCTGCGCTACGCCTCCTCCATGAACATTCCCGTCACGGCCCGCGGCGGCGGCGTGGGATACGTAGGGGGCTGCGTTCCCGTGCGCGGAGGCATCAGCCTTTCCCTGGAACGGATGAACCGCATTCTGGAAATCTCCCCGGAAGACGGCGTGGCCGTGGTGGAACCCGGCGTCATCACGGCGGACCTCCAGCGGGAAGTACGCGCCCTGGGGTGGTTCTACCCACCGGACCCGGCGTCCAGGAAGGAATGCAGCATCGGAGGCAACATCGCCACGAACGCAGGAGGCCCCAGGTGCCTGAAATACGGAGTCACCAAGGCCTACGTGCTGGGCCTGACCGTAGTGCTTGCTAGCGGGGAAGTGGTGGAATGCGGAGGGCGCACCCACAAGAACAAAACGGGCTTCGACCTCGGGGACCTCTTCATCGGTTCGGAAGGGATGCTGGGCATCGTCACCCGGGCCATTCTGCGGATCATCCCCCATCCGGAAGCCTTCGGCGCGCTCAGCGCCAGCTTCCCTCAGTTCCCGCTGGCCGCCGCCGCCGTGCAGCGCATCCTGAACAGCGGGCACCTTCCCTCCGCCCTGGAAATAACGGACAGCTTCACCCTTCGCGCCGCGCGGGCCTACCTGGGGGACAGCGCCCTGCCCTCCGGCAGCCGCGGCCACCTGATTGTGGAAGTGGACGGCAGGCAGGCCGCCGTGCGGGAAGAACTGGATTCCCTCTGCGCCTTGCTGGAAGAATGCGGCGCAACCGACATCCTGCGCGCGGACACGGAAGAGAAGGCGGAAGCCATTTGGCAGCTGCGGCGTGAATTTTCCTACAGCCTGAAAGCCACCGGCATGACCAAGCTGAATGAAGACATCGTCATCCCCAGGTCCCGCCTGGTGGACCTGGTGGAATTCTGCGAGGCCATGAACCGGGAAACGGGGCTGGACATCGCATGCTTCGGCCATTCCGGAGACGGCAACATTCACACCAACATCATGGTGGACGATTACGCGGACCCGGAGAAGAAAGCCCTGGCGGACGCCTGCGTGGACAGGCTGTTCCGCTGGGTGCTGGAACACGGGGGCACCATCACCGGGGAACACGGCATCGGCCTGGCGAAGGCCAAATGGTTCCGGGAAGCCGTGGGAGAAGGAGCCTTCCACCTGCACGAACTGGTCAAATCCGCCCTGGACCCCCGGAATTTGCTGAATCCGGGCAAAATGGGACTCCCGTAA
- a CDS encoding DOMON-like domain-containing protein: protein MQVIIHQWAFNGSFDQLASLPRQELVNDWFGYDVEPSAEFAFATDGEYLWFLASRSKEATVHPDARPGQFLPELWRYDLAEWFMAAGDGTNYWEFNLAPNGAWWACAFSDTRRANEDIPAPLAVDTKCILTDEGWCAMARIPLNELRGVDVRDCKLAATFILDTPDQIFLTTADDLSGNPDFHRPDCFCTPILK from the coding sequence ATGCAAGTAATCATTCACCAATGGGCCTTCAACGGAAGCTTTGACCAGCTTGCCTCCCTGCCCCGCCAGGAACTCGTCAACGACTGGTTCGGCTACGACGTGGAGCCAAGCGCGGAGTTCGCCTTCGCCACGGACGGCGAGTACCTCTGGTTCCTGGCCTCCCGCAGCAAGGAAGCCACCGTCCATCCGGACGCCCGGCCCGGCCAGTTCCTGCCGGAGCTGTGGCGGTACGACCTGGCGGAATGGTTCATGGCCGCCGGGGACGGCACCAATTACTGGGAATTCAACCTTGCGCCCAACGGCGCGTGGTGGGCCTGCGCCTTTTCCGACACCCGCCGGGCCAATGAAGACATTCCCGCCCCGCTGGCCGTGGATACCAAATGCATCCTGACGGACGAGGGCTGGTGCGCCATGGCCCGCATTCCGCTGAACGAACTGCGCGGCGTGGACGTACGCGACTGCAAGCTGGCCGCCACGTTCATCCTGGACACCCCGGACCAGATTTTCCTGACTACGGCGGACGACCTTTCCGGCAACCCGGACTTCCACCGCCCGGACTGCTTCTGCACCCCCATTCTCAAGTAA
- a CDS encoding alpha/beta hydrolase, whose protein sequence is MHFQRTLNLLSRGSAPGYLAVFIGGFGDVVAGCLSRVEKRFPGFLPGVAHATAYYHWDGGGCGVFLDRCGKIAAELEELRRECPGLPIVLIGHSYGGSCAVEVARRQSVQAAPLCLLTIDAVARRQKNARPACVEWWGNAYLRDGGGFMDVVPRIGGRWGHCAGADANLAFSGYRRDREGRLYSHRRPAPMLYEAPAEETCSLFQAASAWLEGRLPG, encoded by the coding sequence ATGCATTTTCAAAGGACGCTGAACCTGCTTTCCCGCGGAAGCGCTCCCGGTTACCTGGCCGTGTTCATCGGCGGCTTCGGGGACGTGGTGGCGGGTTGCCTGAGCCGGGTGGAAAAGAGGTTTCCCGGTTTTTTGCCGGGAGTGGCGCATGCCACGGCCTATTACCACTGGGACGGGGGCGGCTGCGGCGTGTTCCTGGACAGGTGCGGAAAAATTGCGGCGGAGCTGGAAGAGCTGCGCCGGGAATGCCCCGGGCTGCCCATCGTGTTGATAGGGCACAGCTACGGAGGCTCCTGCGCGGTGGAAGTAGCCAGGCGCCAGTCTGTTCAGGCCGCTCCGCTCTGCCTCCTGACCATAGACGCCGTGGCGCGCCGGCAGAAAAACGCGCGCCCGGCCTGCGTGGAATGGTGGGGGAACGCCTACTTGCGGGACGGGGGCGGCTTCATGGACGTGGTGCCCAGGATCGGCGGCCGCTGGGGGCACTGCGCCGGGGCGGACGCCAACCTGGCTTTTTCCGGCTACCGGCGCGACCGGGAGGGCCGCCTTTATTCCCACCGGAGGCCCGCTCCCATGCTGTATGAAGCCCCCGCGGAAGAAACGTGCAGCCTTTTTCAGGCGGCCTCCGCATGGCTGGAAGGCCGTCTTCCGGGCTGA
- a CDS encoding EpsI family protein: MNIKTLKIFALPLLLAVTLGGIYLMPRKGEVQDSSISMALPTGMNPDGWHGTRRQESEQERGILAPDTEFSKADYVQEVPISLDAPETAPVLCRVSIVKSGHDLNNSIHRPERCLPAQGHFNLTGTKVEVPVEGHGIIRMTKLKSQQNITPDQPQPIILDSMHYYVFIGHRHMTEDHLARTLTDMKDRVLYGVDQRWCYFQISTAYGDKIKVPEEEARKQTERLISQLLSQLVKWDELDR; the protein is encoded by the coding sequence ATGAACATTAAAACGCTCAAGATTTTCGCCCTTCCCCTCCTGCTGGCCGTCACGCTCGGCGGCATTTACCTGATGCCGCGCAAGGGAGAGGTGCAGGATTCGTCCATCAGCATGGCCCTCCCCACCGGCATGAATCCGGACGGCTGGCACGGCACGCGCCGGCAGGAGTCTGAACAGGAGCGCGGCATCCTGGCTCCGGACACGGAATTCTCCAAGGCGGATTACGTGCAGGAAGTCCCCATCAGCCTGGACGCGCCGGAAACCGCTCCCGTGCTGTGCCGCGTCTCCATCGTCAAATCCGGCCATGACCTGAACAACTCCATCCACCGCCCGGAACGCTGCCTTCCGGCCCAGGGTCATTTCAACCTGACGGGAACCAAGGTGGAGGTGCCCGTGGAAGGCCACGGAATTATCAGGATGACCAAGCTGAAATCCCAGCAGAACATCACTCCGGACCAGCCGCAGCCCATCATTCTGGACAGCATGCACTATTACGTGTTCATCGGCCACCGCCACATGACGGAGGACCACCTGGCCCGTACCCTGACGGATATGAAGGACAGGGTGCTGTACGGCGTGGACCAGCGCTGGTGCTACTTCCAGATTTCCACCGCGTACGGGGACAAGATCAAGGTGCCGGAGGAGGAAGCCCGGAAACAGACGGAGCGCCTCATCAGCCAGCTTCTTTCCCAACTGGTGAAGTGGGACGAACTGGACCGGTAG